The Tenacibaculum jejuense genome includes a window with the following:
- a CDS encoding class I SAM-dependent methyltransferase, whose protein sequence is MNYNKNTSLYIDCKDHSVSKEKFKLLRNEEYDLLITSPVPNNLSSYYESEEYISHTDSSEGIINKIYQSVRKYTISKKIKLINNYGNKNKSILDIGCGTGDFIKECKNKNWEVVGIEPNSKARDIGRTKNLVILNSIDELREQKFDVITMWHVLEHVTNLDETINKIKNMLTKNGTLIIAVPNYKSYDATYYKSFWAAYDVPRHIWHFSKNSISRIFDKFKMEVVDIKPMLFDSFYVSMLSEKYKRGRNNFLNAFFVGLCSNIKGISTKEYSSHIYILKNKK, encoded by the coding sequence CAATAAAAATACTTCCCTTTATATAGATTGTAAAGATCATTCAGTAAGTAAAGAAAAATTTAAATTATTAAGAAACGAAGAATACGATTTGTTAATTACAAGCCCAGTACCAAATAATTTAAGTTCTTATTACGAGAGTGAAGAATACATTTCACATACAGACAGTAGTGAAGGAATAATTAATAAGATTTATCAAAGCGTAAGAAAGTATACGATATCAAAAAAAATAAAACTGATAAATAATTATGGTAATAAAAATAAGTCAATATTAGACATAGGATGTGGTACTGGAGATTTCATAAAAGAATGTAAAAACAAAAATTGGGAAGTTGTAGGTATTGAACCAAATTCTAAAGCAAGAGATATAGGACGAACTAAAAACTTAGTTATATTAAATTCAATTGATGAATTACGTGAACAGAAATTTGATGTAATAACAATGTGGCATGTTTTAGAACATGTAACGAATTTAGATGAAACTATTAACAAAATTAAAAACATGTTAACAAAGAATGGAACTTTAATTATTGCTGTACCTAATTATAAAAGTTATGATGCTACTTATTATAAATCTTTTTGGGCTGCTTATGATGTTCCAAGACATATTTGGCATTTTTCAAAAAATAGCATCTCAAGAATCTTTGATAAATTCAAAATGGAAGTTGTAGATATAAAACCAATGTTATTTGATTCATTCTATGTTTCTATGTTATCTGAAAAATATAAAAGAGGAAGAAATAACTTTTTAAATGCTTTTTTTGTTGGATTATGTTCTAATATAAAGGGTATATCAACAAAAGAATATTCATCTCATATCTACATCTTAAAAAACAAGAAATAA
- a CDS encoding SPFH domain-containing protein has protein sequence MLLFINPLLPIIIFLSIILLISAFFIVKQQTAAIIERFGKFHSIRQSGLHLKIPLVDRIAGKLSLKIQQLDVIVETKTLDDVFVRLKVSVQYKVIKDKVYDAFYKLDYPHDQITSYVFDVVRAEVPKMKLDDVFVKKDDIAIAVKSELNDAMMEYGYDIIKTLVTDIDPDAQVKAAMNRINASEREKIAAQYEGDAQRILIVEKAKAEAESKRLQGQGIADQRREIARGLEESVEVLNKVGINSQEASALIVVTQHYDTLQSIGEETNSNLILLPNSPQAGSDMLNNMVASFTASNQIGEAMKRAKNKKKDGSED, from the coding sequence ATGTTATTGTTTATTAATCCATTATTACCAATCATAATATTTTTATCTATAATATTATTGATATCTGCATTCTTTATAGTAAAACAACAAACTGCTGCTATAATTGAACGATTTGGTAAGTTTCACAGTATCCGACAGTCTGGTTTACATTTAAAAATACCGTTAGTAGATCGTATTGCCGGTAAATTAAGCTTAAAAATTCAACAATTAGATGTAATTGTAGAAACAAAAACTTTAGATGATGTATTTGTACGTTTAAAGGTTTCTGTTCAATACAAAGTAATAAAAGATAAAGTTTACGATGCTTTCTATAAGTTAGATTATCCACACGATCAAATTACAAGTTATGTATTTGATGTTGTTCGTGCTGAAGTTCCTAAAATGAAGTTAGATGATGTATTTGTTAAGAAAGATGATATTGCAATTGCAGTAAAATCTGAATTAAATGATGCAATGATGGAGTATGGATATGACATTATTAAAACGTTAGTAACAGATATTGATCCTGATGCTCAAGTAAAAGCTGCAATGAATAGAATTAATGCTTCTGAAAGAGAAAAAATTGCTGCTCAATATGAAGGAGATGCACAACGTATTTTAATTGTTGAGAAAGCAAAAGCAGAGGCAGAAAGTAAAAGATTACAAGGTCAAGGTATTGCTGACCAAAGAAGAGAGATTGCACGTGGTTTAGAAGAGTCTGTAGAAGTTTTAAATAAAGTAGGTATTAACAGTCAAGAAGCTTCTGCATTAATCGTTGTAACGCAACATTACGATACATTACAATCGATAGGAGAGGAGACTAATAGTAATTTAATCTTATTACCAAACTCACCACAGGCAGGTAGTGACATGTTAAATAACATGGTTGCATCTTTTACAGCAAGTAACCAAATTGGTGAAGCTATGAAAAGAGCTAAAAACAAGAAAAAAGATGGTTCTGAAGATTAA
- a CDS encoding DoxX family protein produces the protein MELIQKHITEILLLLFLIVTFLQSGIDKVTDWKGNSSFIKEHFKNSPLKNSVPILLAIILIMELLAGALMFVGIFHLSTTGAKEIALIGAVLSALSLIFLLVGQRLAKDYAGAMTLAVYFIIAIFGVYLLSK, from the coding sequence ATGGAACTTATTCAGAAACATATAACAGAAATTTTATTGCTTTTATTTCTTATTGTTACTTTTTTACAATCGGGTATAGATAAGGTTACAGATTGGAAAGGAAATTCGTCTTTTATCAAAGAACACTTTAAAAATTCACCCTTAAAAAATTCAGTACCTATTTTATTAGCAATTATCTTAATTATGGAGCTTTTAGCAGGTGCTTTAATGTTCGTTGGAATTTTTCACTTATCAACAACAGGTGCAAAAGAAATAGCTTTAATTGGAGCAGTACTTTCTGCATTAAGTTTAATTTTTCTTTTAGTCGGACAAAGATTAGCAAAAGATTACGCAGGTGCTATGACGTTAGCAGTTTACTTTATAATTGCAATTTTTGGAGTGTATTTACTAAGTAAGTAA